A window of Blastocatellia bacterium genomic DNA:
TAGTGAACGCAGGGGTTTTTCTTCATCAAGAGCCGCCTTGCATTGTTCAATAATTTCTTTTTCCCTTGGATTAGCTTTTTCCTTTTTCATTTTTGCTAAACGGTTTTCTAAAGGAATTAAGTCAGCCAAAATTAGCTCTATATCAAAATTTTTAATGTCTCTTAGCAAATCAGCAGGTTGTTCTATTAAAGGATTTTCAAAGCCACGAACTACATGCACTAAAGCATCTGCTTCGCGCATTTCTGCCACTAGTTTTGTGTCTAAGCCAGATTTAGCTGCTTCACCCTGTGGGCCAGCTACATCAACAAAGTTCATTTCTGCAAAAACTTTTTTCTTAGGTTTATAAATTTTTGCTAGCTCTTCAATTCTTACATCAGGAACTTTAATAATTCCAATATTAGCTTTATCTTTGCCACCATAACCGCCAACTTCAGCTTTTAACCCAGTTAATGTATTAAAAACAGTGGTTTTACCTGAACCAGCAAACCCAACAATACCAACTTTCATAAAAAACTATACCTCTTTATTTAATGAACGTAGGTCGCGTCCTGTCATATCAGCAGGCTGAACGATACCTAACATTCCTAGTAATGTAGGAGCAATGTCTTCCAATGCTCCATTTTCTCTTAATTTACCGTGAAAACCTGGGTCAACATATATTAGGGGGACTGCATTAGTAATTGTGTGTGCAGTGTAGGGTTGACCTGTATCATAATCTATCATTTTTTCTGCATTACCGTGATCTGCTGTAATAATCGCCCGTCCACCGACTTTAAGTAATGCTCCAATTATGCGCTCTAAACATTTATCTAGTGTTTCAACTGCTTTAATAGCTGCATCCAGTATACCAGTATGACCTACCATATCAGCATTAGCAAAATTAACAATAAAAACATCTGCTCCACCATGCATAATTTCATGACAAAGTGCGTCAGTAACAGCTAACGCGCTCATTTCAGGTTTTAAGTCATAGGTTGAGACTTTTGGAGAGGGAACTAATATTCGCCTTTCACTAGGAAAAGTTTGTTCCACTCCACCATTAAAGAAAAATGTCACATGAGCATATTTTTCTGTCTCAGCAATTCGCAAATTACGCAAATTATTTGCAGCAAATATTTCAGCTAATATGTTATGCACGGTTTGAGGAGCAAAGGCTATTGGCAGTGGGAAAGTAGCATCATATTGAGTCATACAAACATAATGTATTTTAGGGGCCGCGCCTCGCTCAAAATCGCTAAATTCTGCTTGTGTTAGTGCGCGTGTAATTTCACGGGCCCGGTCTGCTCGGAAATTAAAAAATATTACGCTATCACCATCTTGAATTTTAGCCACAGGAGAGCCATTTTCTTGAGTTATAACAATAGGCTTAATAAATTCGTCTGTAATGTGTTCTTGATAAGATTCTTCAACTGCTTTAATTGGGTCTTGAGCGTGCTTTCCTTCGCCATTGACCATCATTTTATAAGCTTGCTCAACTCTCTCCCAACGCTTATCACGATCCATTGCATAATATCGACCACAAATAGAAGCTAGTTTTCCAACGCCTATTTCATCTAATTTACTAAGTAACTCTGCAATATATCTTGCTGCACTATCTGGGGCAGTATCTCGACCATCAGTAAAAGCATGAATAAAAACTTTACTTAGGATATGATCTTTTGCCATTTTTATAAGCTCATATAAATGTGTTTGTAGGCTATGGACTCCGCCATCCGACATTAAGCCCATAAAATGTAATGCTCCACCTGTTTTATGAGCATGTTCTATGGCTTCAACTAAAACAGGGTTAGTAAAAAGTTCCCCTGTTTCTATTGCATGGTCAATTCGGGAAATGTCCATGCGAATAATTCGCCCTGCACCCATATTTAGATGTCCTACCTCGCTATTTCCCATTTGTCCAACTGGTAGTCCAACCCTTTGTCCATATGGGATAATTAAAGAATGTGCATAAGTTTCCCACATATGATCCCAGTAAGGTTTTTTTGCTAAATAAATAGCATTGCCTTCTGTGCGAGTCTCATAACCCCAACCATCTAAAATAATTAGTGCAACAGGTCTCATATTACCCCTTAAATAATTATTTGATTACTTCAAATTCAAAATAAAGGTTTTTACCCCGAATAAGATAACACAAATAAGACTCCCAAAAACGTCTTATAAATCTTAATGCAGGGTAGCGATTGCCACAATTAACTAAAAACTCTATGCCTAGGAAACGCCACAGTTTTAGCAAACTAACGTAAATTTTACGATTACGCATTGTTATATCGCTATAAAATTCAAATTCTGGGCGTTTTTCAGTAAAATACATAAATGATTCACAAGTAAAGTGATGTTTATGTGTAGGGTCACGAAATGAGCTAACATCTGTATAATGAGGAGTATCTAGCTTAATAATTGCTCCTGGTTTAGCAATTCTGTAAAGTTCACGCATCACAGCCAAAACATCTTGGACATGTTCAATTACTTGATTACCAACTATTACGTCAAATTCATTATCCTTAAAAGGATAAGGGAAAATATCTAAGTTATGAATTACATCTGCGTCTGTTTTAGGGTTACAATCTAGCCCAATGGCACCAGGGGTTTTATGCTTACCACAACCAATATCAAGTATGTTCATATCAAAAAAATATCTTTAAAACCTAAAAAGGAGAATAAATTTTATTCTCCTTTTTAACTAACTGAAATTACTTAGCTAAATTATAAAAGGCTTTATGGCCTAAATACTTAGCTGATTTTCCTAGCTCTTCTTCAATTCTGAGTAGTTGATTATATTTAGCTACTCTGTCAGTTCTACTAGCAGATCCTGTTTTAATTTGACCTGTGTTAAGTGCTACCGCCAAGTCAGCAATAAAAGTGTCTTCTGTTTCGCCAGAACGATGAGAAATAATCGTTGTGTAATTATTTACCTTAGCTAGTTCTACTGTGTCCAAAGTTTCTGTTAAAGTACCTATTTGGTTAACTTTAACTAAGATTGAATTAGCAACACTAGATGCAATACCACGTTGTAAGTATTCAGTATTAGTTACAAAAAGGTCATCGCCAACAAGCTGGATTTTCTTGCCTAATTCTTTGGTAAGTAGTGACCAGCCATCCCAATCACCTTCAGCCATTCCATCTTCAATAGAAATAATAGGGTATTGACGAACCCAATCGGCGTAAAACTCTACCATTTCGCTAGGAGAACGCTCAGATTTATCTGATTTTTTGAAAACATATTTACCATCATTATAAAATTCACTAGAGGCAACATCTAAGCCTAAAGCCATTTGTTCACCGGCCTTTAAGCCTGCTGCGTTGATAGCTTCAAGTATAACTTCTACTGCTTCAAGGTTAGATTTTAGACTAGGAGCAAAACCGCCTTCATCCCCAACACTAGTTACATAGCCACGTTTCTTTAAGCTTGATTTTAGAGCATGAAAAACTTCTGTTCCCCAACGTAGAGCTTCAGAAAAGCTACTTGCTCCTACAGGTAAAACCATAAACTCTTGAAAATCAACATTGTTATCTGCGTGTGCGCCACCATTAAGAATATTCATCATTGGTACAGGCAAGGTTCTTGCACCAGGGCCACCTAAATAACGGTATAGCGGAATTGCTAGTTCAGCCGCAGCAGCACGAGCAGCAGCCAAAGATACAGCTAAAAGCGCGTTAGCACCTAGGTTTGCTTTATTGTTTGTGCCATCTAAATCAAGCATAACTTGATCAATGCCAGCTTGATCAAAGACATCATGGTCATAAAGGGCTTGGGCAATTTTATTATTAACATTGTCAACGGCTTTTCTTACACCTTTACCTAAGTAACGTGACTTATCACCATCTCTTAATTCAATAGCTTCATTTTCACCTGTTGAAGCACCACTAGGGACGGCAGCACGGCCATGAGAACCAGTATCCAACTCTACTTCTGCTTCTACAGTAGGGTTTCCACGAGAATCTAAGATTTCACGGGCTAACACTTTTTCTATTCGGCTCATTAAATGATCTCCTCTTGTTTACCATAGATTTAGGAAGGAAGGCTATTTTATGTCAGATAGCAGTTATTCAGCAACCTACTTAGACCTAGACAAAATCTAGGCCCAAATGAGTTAAAAATGTTGTTGATTAAAAGAGATGTAAGAAAAGGGTTTATAAAATTTATTGACCTATGCAGTATGATGTAAGTGTTTTGCTACCCTCGTTTTACCTACATTATCATCGGCATCATCTTCTGTCCAGACAGATAAAATAGAGTTTTTAGCAAAACCAATTCTAGCCAGTTGACCAGTTTTTTCTAGTTCTGCAATGCTTTGAGCAATACCATCAAGAATAATTGCTAATGCGGCTTTGATGGGTTCATAGCTAATTTCATGATCTTTATAATGACGTGATAATAAAATATGGTATTGGTCAAACCAAGCAGGTGGACGAAGGCCCTTAACTTGTTGTTCATCCAATGAATGAGGCCATTTGCTTATTTGATCTTGGTTATTTTGGGTTGAGTCACACAAAGATATATATAGCGATGCTGCACCTGGGTCAATTTCACAAGCTAACCCTGTTAATGTTAAAGTTGGGTTTTCTTGGTGGAAGTTAGCTAGGATAGCTTCTATCACACGAAGAGCTTCTTGTTTTATGTCTGCTACGTTCAT
This region includes:
- a CDS encoding 2,3-bisphosphoglycerate-independent phosphoglycerate mutase, with product MRPVALIILDGWGYETRTEGNAIYLAKKPYWDHMWETYAHSLIIPYGQRVGLPVGQMGNSEVGHLNMGAGRIIRMDISRIDHAIETGELFTNPVLVEAIEHAHKTGGALHFMGLMSDGGVHSLQTHLYELIKMAKDHILSKVFIHAFTDGRDTAPDSAARYIAELLSKLDEIGVGKLASICGRYYAMDRDKRWERVEQAYKMMVNGEGKHAQDPIKAVEESYQEHITDEFIKPIVITQENGSPVAKIQDGDSVIFFNFRADRAREITRALTQAEFSDFERGAAPKIHYVCMTQYDATFPLPIAFAPQTVHNILAEIFAANNLRNLRIAETEKYAHVTFFFNGGVEQTFPSERRILVPSPKVSTYDLKPEMSALAVTDALCHEIMHGGADVFIVNFANADMVGHTGILDAAIKAVETLDKCLERIIGALLKVGGRAIITADHGNAEKMIDYDTGQPYTAHTITNAVPLIYVDPGFHGKLRENGALEDIAPTLLGMLGIVQPADMTGRDLRSLNKEV
- a CDS encoding class I SAM-dependent methyltransferase, with translation MNILDIGCGKHKTPGAIGLDCNPKTDADVIHNLDIFPYPFKDNEFDVIVGNQVIEHVQDVLAVMRELYRIAKPGAIIKLDTPHYTDVSSFRDPTHKHHFTCESFMYFTEKRPEFEFYSDITMRNRKIYVSLLKLWRFLGIEFLVNCGNRYPALRFIRRFWESYLCYLIRGKNLYFEFEVIK
- the eno gene encoding phosphopyruvate hydratase; the protein is MSRIEKVLAREILDSRGNPTVEAEVELDTGSHGRAAVPSGASTGENEAIELRDGDKSRYLGKGVRKAVDNVNNKIAQALYDHDVFDQAGIDQVMLDLDGTNNKANLGANALLAVSLAAARAAAAELAIPLYRYLGGPGARTLPVPMMNILNGGAHADNNVDFQEFMVLPVGASSFSEALRWGTEVFHALKSSLKKRGYVTSVGDEGGFAPSLKSNLEAVEVILEAINAAGLKAGEQMALGLDVASSEFYNDGKYVFKKSDKSERSPSEMVEFYADWVRQYPIISIEDGMAEGDWDGWSLLTKELGKKIQLVGDDLFVTNTEYLQRGIASSVANSILVKVNQIGTLTETLDTVELAKVNNYTTIISHRSGETEDTFIADLAVALNTGQIKTGSASRTDRVAKYNQLLRIEEELGKSAKYLGHKAFYNLAK